The genomic segment CGAATGCATTTTCAGGAATAATTGCCGGGTTTATCTTAGCTTTCGGTAGGGCATTAGGTGAAACAATGGCGGTTACAATGTTAGTAGGAAACTCTAACCGAATTCCATCCTCACTTTTTGACATGGGAAATACTATGGCTAGTTTGATTGCTAATCAATTTGGAGAGGCAGATGGAATTAAACTTCATTCTCTCATTGAAATCGGTCTTTTACTATTCATTATCACCGGTATTGTAAACTTTTTTGGGAAATGGGTTATGAAAAGAATGGCGGTGAGATAATGGTTGATAAGATGAAAAAAGTTTTTTTTACAGATAGAAAACATGTCAGCTATCGAATTATTAAGGATAAAGTTATAACCGGTATTTTTATCATTTTATCTTTAACCGTAACTATACCTCTTTTCATGATTTTATACGATCTATTTTCAAAAGGATATAGCCAGATAAATTTTGATTTTTTTACTGAAACAACACCTAATGCAATTTTAGCAATTAAAGCTAAAGCGGAAGGATCAGTAATCCCAGGAGGTGTGGCAAATGGAATAGTTGGTTCTTTCATAATAATTGGAATAGCTTCTCTACTTGCAATTCCCATTGGAGTTGTTACTGGTACATATCTATCTGAGTTAAAAAGTGATAAATTTTCAGGGTTTGTAAGAACTGTTGTTGAAATGCTTCAAGGAGTTCCATCAATTGTACTTGGTATTATTGGTTATATCTGGATTGTTAAACCTATTACAAAAGGATTTTCAGGATTTGCAGCTGCAGTTGCTTTGTCAATTATGATGCTTCCATCAATTATAAGAACTACTGAAGAAACTTTGAACATGATATCTCCTTCACTTAAAGAAGCAGCATTTTCTCTTGGAGTTCCATATTGGCGAGTTGTACTTAAAGTTATTATTCCAAATGGATTTTCAGGAATAATTACTGGGATTATGCTTGGGATTTCAAGAATAGCTGGGGAAACAGCACCACTTCTTTTAACGGCACTTGGAAGTCTAGTAGTAACATACGATCCAACTAAGCCGATGAGTGCACTACCATTAATGGTTTGGGAATTTTATAATGACCCTAATCTTGTTGATATGATTTGGAGTGCGTCACTTCTTTTGATAATACTTGTTCTAGTATTAAATATTGCAGCTAAAATACTAAGTGCTAAATTAAAAAATTGAAATAAAACAGGAATTACAATGCATAGTGAAAAAATAGAAGTTATAAAAGATCCGATACTAAATATCAAAGACTTTTCTGTTTATTATGGAGATAAAAAAGCTGTTTCATCGGTTAGTGTAGGATTTGGGAAAAATGCAATATCCGCAATTATGGGACCTTCTGGATGTGGAAAAAGTACTTTACTAAGAGCAATTAATAGAATGCATGAGCTTTATTCAGAAACAAAATCTGAAGGAAATATTACTCTTCGCGAGAGAGATATATACAGTATGGATCCAATACTTTTAAGGAGAAAAATCGGAATGGTATTTCAAAGACCAAACCCATTTCCAACCATGAGTATTTATGATAATGTTTTAGCAGGATTTAAATTAAATGGTATATCTTTAAAAAAAGATGAAAAAAATAAGATTGTAGAGTCTTCTCTAAGAGATGTTGCCCTTTGGGATGAGGTAAAAGATTCTCTTTTTAAAAAAGGAACTTTTCTTTCTGGTGGACAGCAACAAAGGCTATGTATAGCTAGAGCTATTGCTTCAGAACCAGAAGTATTATTACTTGATGAACCAACTTCCGCACTTGATCCTATTGCAACAAAAAAAATTGAAGAGTTACTTGTGAAATTAAAAGAAAAAGTAACAATTATAATGGTTACACATAATATGTCACAAGCTGCAAGAGTATCCGACAAGTCATTATTCATGTATCTTGGTGAATTAGTGGAGTATGGACCAACTCAACAGATGTTTACAGTCCCAAAGGATAAAAGAACAGAAGAATATTTAACCGGTAAATTTGGTTAGGGGAAAAAATGGGAAAAAGATTTGAATATGATCAAGTGGTTTATGATCAGATTGTTAGAGATTTTAAAGAGATGTCAAAATTGACAATTGATCAACTTGAAATCTTGGAAGAGATAATTACTCATCCAGAGAATAAATTAAGCGATGAGAAAATGAATCTATTTTTAAGTAATGAAGAGCGACTAGATGAGCTTGAAGTTATAGTCAGTAATGAAATTGTTGACACTTTGGTACTTCATCAACCTGCAGCTACAGATCTGAGGATGGTTATTTCTATTCAAAGAATAGTTCTTAACTTAGAAAGGATCGGCGATCTTGTAGTAAATATAGTGAATTTTATCGATCAGATGGAAGAAAAGACTTTGCCTTCTAAATATGCTGAACCAATAAGTGTTATGCTTTCTATATGCATAAATATGGTAAAAAAAGCTTTAAAATCTTTTGAAGATCTAGATAAAGATTATGCTATTTGGGCTATAAAAAATGATGAAGTAGTGGACGATTTATTTAGAACGTCATTGAAAAAAATTATCAATAGAAGTCAAATTCAGGATGATGTTAAAGAGTTGTTTTTCGAATTTGTAAATGTTAATAATATTATTTCAAACGTTGAAAGGATAGGGGACAAAGCTACAAATATTGCGGAAGCTTCTATCTATTATATGAAGGGTATTGATCTAAGGCATTCTGATATCGATGTGGATAAAATTGATTAAAATGTATCAGTCAAAATTTCATTTGAATTTCAATCAAATAAAAGGGCACATATAGTGCCCTTTTTAAAAGTTCCTAACTCATTTTCCCCAATTCAAGTTTCAGATGATGCGGTTTTTATAGATTTTGCAAAGATCCGAATAAGTTCATCACATTCTTTTGTTATTTCAGTCGTTTATGAGATCAGGAAAAACTCTTTTTAGTATTTTTAACCATATGAGTGTTTCTCTCAATTCTTTTAAACCTATTTTCTTTTTATGAACAAAATCTTTTTTTGATTCGGCACTCTGAGCTTCACCGTAGTTTGGAGCAGCAGATGTACCTGATCGAATAATTTGACCTGATATATGTTTGCCAGCTTGATTAACGGGGATTTCGCTTGATAAAGTTATTATTTCAACTGCGAAATTAATTAATCTTTCTTCAAGATCATAACTCATATTTCACCTTTAAAAATTTTAAGCTTCATTGTTTAATACTTTCAAATTGCTAAAATAGCAAACTTGCTTTCAAACTTCAACTGATTTCTGCGGTTGGACATTCTGCTGTTCGATATTCGATATTCAAGGAGTTATTTGCTGTTTTGGTTCTCCTTTGAAAGAGTAATAACTTACCTCTACCGATCCACTTTGTTGGTAATGCTTATAAAGTTTTCCTCTCAGGTTCTTAGCTTTATCACTTGCAATACCTTCACCATAGAAAAATTTCTCAACTGTTTTTGTGGTTGAACCACTGGTTAAAGTTGTTGTTATTGGTCTTAAAAGTGCGTCGTACAAATAGACAGTTTTTTGATTTTTTCCATCTTTTAGATAAAGTGGTTTTCCAGCGTAGTTCGAAACTGTAGTTCTAGTTCCACTATCAACATTTACGACTTTTAAAGGCTGACCAGTCATGTCCGGTCGCTTCGCTTGAACCGCAGAATATCGAAGACGAATGTCGAATTTCGAAGGTAAGAGAAGAATTCTCGTTGTTATCACATTCTAATTTAGAATAACTGAGCATCGAGAATTATTAGGTTATTTCAAACTTCAACTGATTTCTGCGGTTAGAATTCCGCTGGTGATCGTGTCTTTTTGTTGAGGGAATGGTTCTGAAATTAGAAAACCACCCACTCTGGGGTGGTTTTAAGTGCTAAATACTGATTTAGTAATTACTCAATAAGTTCCTTAGGTTGGATGTACTTAATTTTAACTGTAGGATTTCTATCATATTCTCCGTTTCTTTTATAAGACTTAAGCTCAAAAATTTCGTAGATAATTTCTTCCTTCTCATTTTCTCCATCGATATAGAAATTAATATCAATGTTGCATTTGTCTCTATCAAAAGACTCAATTGGTAGATCATCTGGAGTTTTTATCTTTCTTACAATTTCACTTTTTCCTTTCGGTTTATAATGAAGTTCGTAAGTTTCCGGAATGTAATCAAAAATAAATGCCTCGCCTCTAGTTCCCCCTTTACCAAGATCAGTAGGATAGCTTTTTCTTTTTCCAAATTTCACATAAGCAATTTCAATCTTTTCTGTACCAATATTCTTAAAAACCAAATGAATATCAATTCCTTTATATTTCCTGTGGAAATATTCAGTCGTTATACACGAAATAAATAAGAAAAAAATTGTTCCTACTATTATTATTTTATTCATTTTCACCTCCTTAAAAATTAAAACTTGATACTCTGTATTTATTACCGATTTGTTTCCATGAATGCATATTCATATTTCCTGAAAAAAC from the Candidatus Delongbacteria bacterium genome contains:
- the pstA gene encoding phosphate ABC transporter permease PstA: MKKVFFTDRKHVSYRIIKDKVITGIFIILSLTVTIPLFMILYDLFSKGYSQINFDFFTETTPNAILAIKAKAEGSVIPGGVANGIVGSFIIIGIASLLAIPIGVVTGTYLSELKSDKFSGFVRTVVEMLQGVPSIVLGIIGYIWIVKPITKGFSGFAAAVALSIMMLPSIIRTTEETLNMISPSLKEAAFSLGVPYWRVVLKVIIPNGFSGIITGIMLGISRIAGETAPLLLTALGSLVVTYDPTKPMSALPLMVWEFYNDPNLVDMIWSASLLLIILVLVLNIAAKILSAKLKN
- the pstB gene encoding phosphate ABC transporter ATP-binding protein, which encodes MHSEKIEVIKDPILNIKDFSVYYGDKKAVSSVSVGFGKNAISAIMGPSGCGKSTLLRAINRMHELYSETKSEGNITLRERDIYSMDPILLRRKIGMVFQRPNPFPTMSIYDNVLAGFKLNGISLKKDEKNKIVESSLRDVALWDEVKDSLFKKGTFLSGGQQQRLCIARAIASEPEVLLLDEPTSALDPIATKKIEELLVKLKEKVTIIMVTHNMSQAARVSDKSLFMYLGELVEYGPTQQMFTVPKDKRTEEYLTGKFG